The Triticum aestivum cultivar Chinese Spring chromosome 6D, IWGSC CS RefSeq v2.1, whole genome shotgun sequence genomic sequence GGCCATTTGCCTCCTTCCTTatagcagcagctgcagcagacTTGATTTCGAAAGATGTGTCAGCATCATTGCAAAGAGTAACTATGGCATCTCTGAGAAATGGGAGGTGGCCAAGACCCAAGTAGAACCCATACTCTTCTGCCACTGAAGCAAACAGCGGCAGCGCAAGCTTCTCCAGCTTTGGCATTGCCCCTTCTTCAAACGTCAAGTAAATTGCACTTGCACAATGGGTTGCACGAATAAGGCAGAATTCCTTCAAACACGGGAAGCCAACGCCTTGTAAGGCAAGCCTTTCTTTTTGGACAGTGCTGAATGCTAGACTCAGGCAGAGTAAGGCAGACATCTCTCCAAGTATCCGCAAATCCTCCTCTGTTGCTTCAATCAAATTAATATCTAGGTATGTAAGACTGGCAAGGGCTAGAACAATCCACTTTGGCAGTTTTGGTAAATAGTAGTCGCCGCCCATTATAAATATTTGGAGGTTATATGGCAGAGGGGACCAGGAATCTAAGAACCTGAAGGGTGTTGAATTAGAAGAGCATATCCATAAAGACTGAAGTTTGCATGTGCCAAGATTGCATATCGAGGAGAGCAACATCTCTTCATGCCTCTTGTATTCCTGAGATCCTCCACCGTCCAACTGTAGATGGAGTTCTTTCAAACTGGTCAGATTCCCTAGTTCCTCAACTGCACATAATGAACTCTTGATAATATTAAAGCCCGAGATCACCTCTAAATTTCTCATATTTCCAATCCCATTTGGTATCTTTGTTCCACCTTTACGAACAATGTAATATGAATCTGTTTCAGTGAGTAGATGTTGTAGCTTACTGAGCAAAATAATTCTAGCAGGCAATTCTTCTATATGTGTATTTCTAAGATCTAGCGTCTCTAGATCATATAGCCTCACAATTTCTGATGGTAGCCTTGACATGCGAGTGCCCCTAAAGCTCAGGTACTTCAGCTGGAATAGCTTATCTATACCATTCATATCATACTCATGCAGACTCTTACAATCTTGAAAGTCTAGTACACGCAAAGCTTCAAACCTGACAAGCCTAGGCAAGTGTTTGATGCAAGTTGATGCTATCACTGTCAGAGATCGTACATGGCTTAGATCTTCATTTGACAATATGGATGCAAGCTCTTGGTCAATATGCTGGACTGATAGTCGCCGAATAAGACCATCACGCTTTGCCAAATCAGTTTGACCATGGCCTGCCAAAGAGATGAAATTATCTTCAACCGATTTTGAAATAATGAGCTCGAGCATCATGTCATGGACTTGACAAGCACGAGCCTTTCCATCATAGCCAATTTCAACCGGCTGGACCATACTTTTGTTTATTAGCTCATAGAAGTGGTTCTCGGCAACCTCTTGCTTGCTTTGTCCGCGCTCTTCAGAGATTAAGCCTTCTGCTATCCATCGCCTCACTAAAATATCTCTCTCAATCACATAATCCTCAGGATATATACATAAATATAACAAGCAGGTCTTGAGATTGGGTGAAAGATCATTATAACTAAGGGATAATATGTTATTCATTCCATCTAAGCTTCGGTTTTTGTCCAATGTAGAACCAATAGACCTTCTGACCCTCTCCCACTCATCTTTGACCAGCGGTCTGTTTGCCAATAAACTTGCTATACTGATAATTGCCAATGGGAGGCCTCCACATTTCTTCAGTATTTTATTCGAAACTTGTTTTAGCATATCAGGGCAGCACTCAGAACCAAATATTCTTTTGAAGAACAATCGTTTGGAGTGGAGATCATTTAGGGCTTCCATTTCATACATGCGGCCATTACCACCATGAGAACATGATCTTGCTACATCAACAACTCGTGTGGTAGCTATAATCCTGCTAGAAAATTCATTCTCCGGGAAAGCATACTTAATAGCGTCCCATGCTGATATGGACCATATATCATCAATAACAATGAGATACCTGAAGCATATAAGTAGGTATTGTTAACCAACTATGAAAAGTAGTTCAAGTACAGAACATAAAGATACCAATGTCATTTATAAGGACTTCAACCATAATACCCAAAAAAACTACGATCTCCAAGAGGATGATAATACAAAAATCAGAAGGAAAACAATAAATAAACTATGATTGCCTAAGAATCATACAAGCTGCAAGTAATCAACAAGTTATTTAGGGTCTTCCGTGTGCTTATTCCTTATGTTACCATTTGCAGTTTGCTTACTCAACTGAGACTTTAGCCATAGTTGGAACTCAAAACTAACCAACTAATATGGTTAGAAAGAATCAACAGCTCCTACATGATTATGCTTCAGAAAAGGGAAAATAGCTGCTCCCCGGTAACTTGAGGCATATTTTGCTTCTTAACTGCCCGGTGAAATGGATCACGAAAGTTTTGAGGTTCAAGCTCTTATTACTGTACTAGTTGATAATGATCAATCTGGCTTTGCCAAAAACAGGTGCATCGCTTATAAGTTCTTATATGCAAAAATGGATCTTGTTCAGACAGGCAAAGAAAGGAAAACTGGAAAAGAAAGGTCATTGTGCTAAAACTAGACTTAACCAAGGCTTTTGCTAGGGATGCTCTCTTTGCTATTATGAAGGCTAGAGGTTTCGATGGTAAATGGATTATGTGTACTGACTCCCTTCTTACAACCGCTAAAACTGCTATCCTGTTGAATGGAATCTCTCTCACCCCTTTTGTTCATTATTGTGGTTGATGTGCCGCAGCAAGCCATTAAAAAATTTGCATCCAGTGGAGCTCTTTGACACCCAGTTATCAGCATGTTGCCTTTTCCAGTGCTACAGTATGCAGACGACAGTCTTATTGTTTTGTAAGGTGATGTTCATCAGGCTAAACTTCTTAAGGAAATCCTTGATGCCTTGGGCAATACGATGGGGAAACTGCGGATATTTCTAGGGTGGTGGGCTGCCCGATCTAATCTTTTCCTCAAAACTACCTGGGGATGCCCTTGTCTGACTCCAAGTTGCCAAGAGAGGCTTTTCTGCCAGTAATCTCTTCTGATGCTAAATGTTCTATCGGGTTCTCCTTGAGTTTCCCAAACGAAGGGTGGTCACCTCTCTCTTACTAAATAGGTTTTGTCGGCTATCCCTGCTTATCTTATGTCTTGCATCAAATTACCAAGTGAGTAGTTGATGAGATCGACAAACTCTGGAGATCGTTTCTCTGGAAGGGAAAGATAAAGCTAATGGAGGTTCTTTGGACAAATTGCCCTTAGAATGATTCACTGTGTTATTCATGCTTTAAAGGTTCACGAGAaatattttgaatcatttgagtgCATCACTAATCTTTAACCCATATACATATTTATTTTACAATTCGATTTAAATAGTAGAGATTCTTTTTCACTGCTGCATATAGACAGGGTAGTATAAATAAATTATTCTTAATATATTTGCTTCAAAcgggttcgggggggggggggggggggggggttgaaattACCTCTTATCCTGTAAGAGTTCTTTTAGCTTCGCAATACATTCCGCTTCATCCCAAGTTTCGATACCTTCCTTAAAATCTTCCTTGCAAGGCACCCGAGAGATCAAATCCTTCATAATTTTCTTTACGTTGGGCTTTTGCGAGACCGAGACAAAAGCATGACAATGAAACTCCCCCTGGATCTTGCGGTAGACCTCCCTGGCCAGTGTTGTTTTTCCCAACCCACCAAAGCCAACAATGGACAACACCTTGCGATGCTTGGTCGAGCTACTTTCATCTTCCAGCATGCACTTAACAAGCTCGTCTCTTGGACCATCAATTCCCACAAGGTGTGCTTCCTCAACAAAAAGAGCGGACAAGCAGGGATCCACCGCTGAATGTTCAAAGGTAATATCATCCAGCTTGTAACTACTTTTCAACTCTTTTACCTGCTCGAGACGAATCTTCAGATCATTGATTTGGTTGGCGATTCCACGGCGAGAGCCCAGAGTCTTGAGCTGGCGAGCAGTCTTGCGGAAGAACTCCTTGAATCCACCCTGGTGGTGGCCGCCATTACCAAGCTGGTAGATGAACTTGTCGATGACATCCTCGATGTCATAGGCCAGCTCCCTTAGCAGTGATATCCACGCCTTCACCTGAACATCAGGATCTTGCAGCGTCGTGTACTTCTGGACTGCGCCATGCATGCAAGTCAGCTCGGATCTGAGCGAGCGGATCTCGCGGCGGACGCCTTTCAGGCGGGCACACTCATCGCCAAGCAAACCAGTGAGCTTCCCCAGCAGGGGACCCAGCACGCCCAGCGAAGAACTCACCACCGCCATTGATCTCTCTATTCCTCTCTCGAACCCATCTCTCGGTTTGTGCTTGGTTTGTGCTCAGAGTGGAGAGTGGTGCAGAAAGAGGACGGACGAATGGGGTGTGTGCTAGCTAGCTGCAAGATTCTTACAGGGTTCTTGTTTCAGTTAGGCCTAAGAATGGCTGATTGGCTGTGTGTGACTGTGCCATGTGAGGGTAAACAGTGGACAGCGTGCTTCACAGCTCCCTAGGCCACCGTTGTCAGATAACAGGGAAATGGTGCCCCATGCAGCGTGCGGAGCCCGCATTTCTCGGAAGTGTCCTACCGCAGATTAACCTATGTCAGCCAGCATAGATCTAGATATATGTACTTGATTGCGATCTACATGACAAGCCAAGCAGCACTCGTTGGCTTCAGCTAGATCTAGATATATGAACTTAATTAGCATCTATTTACATGCATAATACAAAGGCAATGCGCTTGCATGACTTGTAGTGATGTGCACTGATCGCAGCACACAGGTCGACGAGAAGCTTGCTAGGAGAAGAGATGAGCTGGGGTGATTAGCCTCTAACCAATACTTACATGTAACTGCACTGCACGGGAATAAAAATATACTACAGCTGCAAGATGCCTCACGCAAATATACAACATGTATCAAATTAACCCTTTGATAAGTGGCGTGAGAACTGAAAACAAGTGGGCAAAAAGGACTGGCTTAAAAAAACATTTTGAACGAATGAACTATAACAATGAATTTACCGACACACGATCTCACATGCACCATGCGCGGCCCTACGAAGCAAAGGCATATACGCACGCGATAGAGCACTGGGGTTACTTAGGTTGATGAGCCAActtgtccctttttatttccccTGTTCTCGATGTAAACACAAGCTTGGACCAACGTTAATGTAGTATCCACATGTATCGTCTCGTGAGTTTCATTTTGTATTCGTGTGTATTCTGTAGCTGTCAGCCTTTTCAAAGTGTTGTAATATCTTTTGTGTCCCACCTATCCCTTCAAGATGGAATCTATTGGGTCTCGATGTGTAGGCACGTGAAGCCACCTTATTAAGCAGCTGAATATGTACGATTGCTATAATAAGGGTGCGCCTATACTAATTCTCAGACGACCGACGACAGCCGGAATTGTATTGCAAATACTTTCCTCCCCTGTGTGATATGTGCTTTATTGTTTTTGTTGCTGGGTTTAGCTCTGCTTCATGTGGTTTGTTGTTTATTTTTACTGGGGTTTTACTTGTTGTTTCTCAGTTTCTTCGTTTCGGCTCCTGACCTTTGGAATTGGTCTCCAAACCCACAAGTCAACACAAAAATCACACGCAAACAAAAAAAATAGAGAGGAACACAAGGTAGAAATCCAAAACACCGCCTCTTTCCCCTAAAAAACACTCCTTCCCACTTTTCccgccttctccctctccctcttacCCTTCACAGGAGAATTGCTTCACCCCTCCCTAAAACCTCGCACATATTAAATTTAAGAATTTTGCAAGAAATCAAGCATATAAAATGGATGGAGGATGGAGGAACAAGTACTCACCCGGTCCTGTATTTGTTGTTGTATGCTCCTTTGATCCAGCTTTTTTATGCCTGCAAAAATAACAAAATGTCCTAGGGAACATGTTCAGACACAAGCAAAAGGCAGGACACTTCGCTTTCTGTTGCTGAGAGCTAAGCTGATTCTACTTAGAGCAACTCTAATGGggtgacccatttcgtccgccgccgtccgcttGGATCGGCGTGGAcacaaaaggcggcccaacgcgccgacccaaacggacgcgcctccacttttcgtccgcgggcgacccattcctggcccatttttgagccggatttgcgtcggcgcggacacgagatgGACGCGCACGCGCTCGCCTTCTCCTcccccgggcccgctggtcggtgtcACATTGGCCTCCCCCCATCCAACAAcaaccctcgcccgcctccttcATCGTCGATGTCGCCGCCCATTTTTTCCGGCTACTCTGCCAGCTGCCggcgcctccacatccgcccagcaacgccgccaaCTCCCATGTCGCCCGCCATCGCCTTCTTGCCGCCGGGGAGCCGACTGCTTCCCATCCCAGCTCCCCCACCACCACACAACCGCGACCGCGACCAAgaagccacctcgccgccccggccagagCTCACCGGCAcactcgtcggacgccggcagggcagctagctggtccgtgtgtgccgcgactcccttcgccggccgtctccttcgtcgacgcccgcaagctgttcgacagtttgcccaaggtacaaatggactccgccaacgagttcttttttcacaatttcatttgcgactctgacgattcgtcgtccgatgacgaggaggagatattggctgccgtgttggtccatcaccatctcaacagccagcggccgttgttccgtggctccattccgggccaccttccggcgttgaatcgcaaccgagagagcgggcatttccttctttggaaggactactttgatacaacaaacacgttgttcaaacatcaaaaattccgccgccgtttccgtatgagtaggcatcttttcaaccgtattagagagggggtggtcggctatgatgactatttcgagtgcaaagaggatgccgttggcaagattggtttctcctcttatcagaaatgcactgccgccatccgaatgcttgcatacggagtgctcGGTGATCTCATTAACGAGTACGtctgtatgagcgagtctacatgcctagagtccctgtataagttctgcaaggctgttattgctgtgtttggccctgagtacttgagagagccgactcctCAAGATACAGCCCATTTATTGGCGATGAATGCTAGCAGGGGCTTCCCaaggatgcttggcagcatagactgcatgcactgggagtggaagaaccgcccttctgcttggcaagggtagtatgagggccatgtcagggcttgcactgtcatactagaggccgtggcgtctcaaga encodes the following:
- the LOC123146132 gene encoding disease resistance protein Pik-2: MAVVSSSLGVLGPLLGKLTGLLGDECARLKGVRREIRSLRSELTCMHGAVQKYTTLQDPDVQVKAWISLLRELAYDIEDVIDKFIYQLGNGGHHQGGFKEFFRKTARQLKTLGSRRGIANQINDLKIRLEQVKELKSSYKLDDITFEHSAVDPCLSALFVEEAHLVGIDGPRDELVKCMLEDESSSTKHRKVLSIVGFGGLGKTTLAREVYRKIQGEFHCHAFVSVSQKPNVKKIMKDLISRVPCKEDFKEGIETWDEAECIAKLKELLQDKRYLIVIDDIWSISAWDAIKYAFPENEFSSRIIATTRVVDVARSCSHGGNGRMYEMEALNDLHSKRLFFKRIFGSECCPDMLKQVSNKILKKCGGLPLAIISIASLLANRPLVKDEWERVRRSIGSTLDKNRSLDGMNNILSLSYNDLSPNLKTCLLYLCIYPEDYVIERDILVRRWIAEGLISEERGQSKQEVAENHFYELINKSMVQPVEIGYDGKARACQVHDMMLELIISKSVEDNFISLAGHGQTDLAKRDGLIRRLSVQHIDQELASILSNEDLSHVRSLTVIASTCIKHLPRLVRFEALRVLDFQDCKSLHEYDMNGIDKLFQLKYLSFRGTRMSRLPSEIVRLYDLETLDLRNTHIEELPARIILLSKLQHLLTETDSYYIVRKGGTKIPNGIGNMRNLEVISGFNIIKSSLCAVEELGNLTSLKELHLQLDGGGSQEYKRHEEMLLSSICNLGTCKLQSLWICSSNSTPFRFLDSWSPLPYNLQIFIMGGDYYLPKLPKWIVLALASLTYLDINLIEATEEDLRILGEMSALLCLSLAFSTVQKERLALQGVGFPCLKEFCLIRATHCASAIYLTFEEGAMPKLEKLALPLFASVAEEYGFYLGLGHLPFLRDAIVTLCNDADTSFEIKSAAAAAIRKEANGHPNHPMLSIYDRTDDRYYNSDEEENYSDEE